In Bdellovibrionales bacterium CG10_big_fil_rev_8_21_14_0_10_45_34, one genomic interval encodes:
- the raiA gene encoding ribosomal subunit interface protein, producing MNVRTRYQNMEPQYNVELYLEDILQKLKKYQLKPFDCQVTICHERSGYSVKLLVSGPETKMSAHANDGDLYSAIESVVIKMQHQLSRRKGKVQYHKRPALSASQKEESLRYALEGLKKVG from the coding sequence ATGAACGTTCGCACACGGTATCAAAATATGGAACCCCAGTACAACGTCGAACTCTACCTCGAAGATATCTTACAAAAACTCAAGAAGTACCAATTAAAACCCTTTGATTGTCAGGTAACCATTTGCCATGAGCGAAGTGGATATTCTGTAAAATTACTTGTTTCGGGCCCAGAGACCAAAATGAGCGCCCATGCAAACGACGGCGATCTCTACTCTGCCATAGAGAGCGTGGTTATTAAGATGCAGCACCAGTTGAGTAGGCGTAAGGGGAAAGTTCAATATCATAAACGCCCAGCTCTTAGCGCTTCACAAAAGGAAGAGTCCCTTCGGTACGCCTTAGAAGGACTAAAAAAAGTGGGTTAA
- a CDS encoding methionine adenosyltransferase: MSKYLFSSESVSEGHPDKMADQVSDAVLDAILKEDPAGRVACETLLTTGLVVVAGEITTKAQINIQEIARGTIKNIGYDAPEKGFDYRTCAVLSSVGRQSPDIAMGVDTSANREQGAGDQGIMFGYAVNETDVFMPMTIHYSHQIMKKLAELRKSGKANFLYPDSKSQVTVEYENGKAKRVDTVVVSTQHSEDAKNSDIEASVRSVVNGVIPANLLDSKTKYLINPTGRFVLGGPHADCGLTGRKIIVDTYGGHGSHGGGAFSGKDPSKVDRSAAYAGRHIAKNIVGAGLAEKCLVQIAYAIGVAEPVSVMVNDYGSGKVPTEKLENAIREFWSLKPAAIIERFDLTKPRYSATAAYGHFGREESSFTWEKLDMVDALKDFCK; the protein is encoded by the coding sequence ATGTCAAAATACTTGTTTTCTAGTGAGTCAGTCTCAGAAGGTCACCCCGATAAAATGGCCGATCAGGTCTCTGATGCAGTGTTAGACGCCATTCTTAAAGAAGATCCTGCTGGTAGAGTTGCTTGTGAAACTCTTTTGACAACCGGCCTTGTAGTAGTTGCCGGAGAAATCACGACAAAAGCACAAATTAATATTCAAGAGATTGCCAGAGGAACGATAAAAAATATTGGATACGATGCGCCCGAAAAAGGCTTCGACTACCGCACTTGTGCCGTCTTGTCGTCGGTTGGTCGTCAGAGCCCCGACATTGCTATGGGAGTTGACACATCCGCAAACCGCGAACAAGGCGCCGGAGATCAGGGGATTATGTTCGGTTACGCTGTTAACGAAACCGACGTTTTCATGCCAATGACTATTCACTATTCACATCAAATCATGAAAAAGCTCGCGGAGCTCAGAAAGTCTGGTAAAGCCAATTTTCTCTATCCAGATAGTAAGTCACAGGTGACTGTGGAATATGAAAATGGAAAAGCTAAAAGAGTCGATACAGTTGTTGTGTCTACCCAGCACTCAGAAGATGCCAAGAACAGTGACATCGAAGCGAGTGTTCGCTCGGTTGTTAATGGGGTCATTCCAGCAAATCTCTTAGATTCCAAGACGAAATACCTCATCAACCCGACTGGACGCTTTGTCCTTGGTGGCCCGCACGCCGACTGTGGTTTGACGGGAAGAAAAATCATTGTAGACACCTATGGCGGGCACGGCTCCCATGGTGGCGGTGCGTTTTCCGGAAAAGATCCATCAAAGGTGGATAGATCTGCCGCTTATGCAGGTCGACACATAGCTAAAAATATCGTAGGGGCAGGGCTTGCAGAAAAATGCTTGGTTCAGATTGCTTATGCCATCGGAGTTGCAGAACCCGTGAGCGTAATGGTCAACGATTACGGTAGCGGCAAGGTTCCTACTGAAAAGTTAGAAAATGCCATCAGAGAGTTTTGGTCTCTAAAGCCTGCGGCAATAATTGAGCGATTTGATCTTACCAAACCCCGCTATTCTGCTACAGCAGCGTATGGCCACTTTGGTAGAGAAGAGAGCAGCTTCACGTGGGAAAAGCTAGACATGGTAGACGCGCTCAAAGATTTCTGTAAATAG